The Xylocopa sonorina isolate GNS202 chromosome 5, iyXylSono1_principal, whole genome shotgun sequence genome segment ttgtttcattttaagaacaaaatgttatataattttaaacctAATGAATTTTCTCATTTTTAATGTTATTGCGTAATAGTAGTTTTTTaaatttacatatatatatataaaccaTATTTTTAAACTACAGATAAATAGATTTGATTGACTATTATTGTAAGGATGATAAAAAATAGCTTAATTTGTGATAATATTATTGAAATGTTTATATTGTTTACTGTTATGtcttaataaattttattacttTCAACCCAAGTTAAAAGTAATATTCTAAAAAATGATTGATTTGAGATGGTATTAATTTATTGTATAGAGAAGTATGCTTGGACAATGACACAACTAAAAGTAAGATATAGTCATGTTTCTAGGAAAATGTGAAGTAAGTGATTTTTAGTGTTCCAGAGAATTCAACTGTTTGCTTTATGtgtatatgtatttatatatttttatatgcaAGTCATTATGTACAAAATGTTAAATTGTAAACTAAATTTTTTTGTTCCTTGTTGTACAGATTTTTATGAGAATGTATGTACACACACTTAACTTGTTGTTGTATTTGAAAATTTAGTTTGCAATGCATCAAAGTAATGGGTAGAAGTAACATAATCCATCTTTTTATCGGGGCTATAAGAAAGTAATAGAATACTTGAAACTTCCTTCTTTCGCTCAAAATGAACAAATTTGGAAACAAATAATAATAAGTGGTAATGATCTTAAGAAAAAATAAGAGACAAAGGAGAAGGTATTTGTGCAGAAAAGCATAGAGTATAGAGAACATGTTTCTGACGCGCCATTGTGCAATGTTTTTAATGCTTATCGCTAAAGCATGGGCCGCTTAGCGCATGGCTGCTAGTTTCTATACTAGTTAAGTTTGTTTTGAAGTGCCATTTCAGTGTATAAGAAAGGGAAATAGGTGGAGGGTAACACAAAATGGAATGACGAATGAGATGGAATGAAATGTGAGGGAAGGAAAGCAAATTTCGTGTGAACTACAAGGAAGAGAAgtagtgttggatttacatgtTTGCCTCGATAGTGACAGGGTCCGACTCACCGATCGGTAATCAACAGCCGATCTACTCATCGGATGGCGACACCAACGGCAACATCAACATACACGTCTCGGTAGTTTTTATCAAATCATTGTCGGATTTGAAGAAACAAAGGGCACAAAATCGGCATATATCTACTGGATCGATAGATGCAAATGGAAATGGTATTCCTGTATCGCCTACCTCCAATTCTGAACTCAACACCGGCGGAGATTTTCAACGATTCACCGGAAATACTAGCGACATTGTTGGCGATAATCATTCTGAAAAAAGTTGCTGCACCGTCATGTaactattttcttttttcttcatcACTTTCCTTTAAAattcatttcatttcatttattCTTTGTCAAGATGTACTTATGAGAATCCATTCCGTAGCAGATCGTAGATAATTGTTGAACAAGCAACGAGATTCATTGTGAAACAAACAAAAGAGATTTATTTTGGAACCTACAAACTATAGTATGTTCTGATTTTGATTTTTAAGTATTTTGTAATATATCGTGAAACTATTTTCTGAAACATTTTTCCTTCCATAATTCTGTGAACTCTTcacgtatacatatagttcTTATTAGAATGTATAGTTCTTATTCGGATGATACGCTCGCGAATTCGAAATTCGAGATTCTGTATCTAGATTCCTAACAGGTGTTGTACTTAAACGAATATTTAAGTAACTGCGTTACCTCTAAGAGATAATTTTAACtgaatttataattaaatttttaatatgtacagaattttatttattactgCATAAAAATAATGTATATTTCGAACAATAATTATTGAATTGTATATTGAGCAAAGAAACGCGTTTTTGCGACCACTATGTATGATATCGTATAAAATATGTCTCGTGTTTTTTATAAGAATGTTAGttacaaataatattttttatattcattTAGATATACATATTTCTAAgaatatttttatttgtaaattttgATGTGTGCCGTTATTCTACAGTAGTATATATATCCTATGTTTTTTTTCTTAAGAATATATGATGAATTATATGACACTTGATCAATTTTGATTTCAAATCCTATAAATCTTTGTTAAATGTCTTTGCACATTTACTTCAATAAGACTTGAATGGGTATTAATAGCTTGAAAATAGAATAGGTACAATACATTTTATTAACAtcaatgaaaataataagatTGATATATGTATAGAAAATTGTCCATTAATATGTTAATTCTATTTACAAGAATAATACTTGGTAACAAGTTTTATAAATGGATATTGAATTTTACATTTGTATTTACATAAAACAAACAATATTTTTTTGTATAAGATATTATTTTTATTGTCTTATATATAAGAAAAatatgctctctctctctctctctctttctcatacCTTTAGGTGTAAATCTATCAACtataattatatacatatatatatataaatggcACTTgtgttttattatttaaaatacatCACAATTCAATACACAATAAAGTGTGATTTTAAAAACAACAAGTCTTCAATTATatcttaattaataatataataaattatatattaattttaaaaatatttaaaaactcGTCCAGTATTTTCTATTTTTGAACGCAATAATCACGCAGTCAAGTTTTAAACGAAGATCTAGCACAACGAAAAAtacaaattaaaataaataaatagaataTAAGTAGATTGTTTTTCTTATTTTACTGTCATTAGATTTACTGAATTTTTAAATCGATTTCTTTGATTgttcaaaatatttttttttttaatgtcaaTAAAATGACATGGTAGATATTGATGAATGAATAATTCTTATTTCAGAACACTTGTTAATAAGAAGCATTCCTATCAAAGATGGTGATACCAAACTTAACCCTCTTGCTACGCAGAAGTGTAATTATAATCAACTGTCACTATTTGGTACGTCCTCACCACATTGCACTACTCTATTTATTAAATAGGTTGTTTTTGGATAGATTTATTATACCAGTAGATTTAATTGTTCGATTACTACGGAGTAGTTGTGATTACGCGTGTTTCACGTTCTAAATAAAAATGTCAAATTTCTTAATACTGCCGTTTTAGAATAAAAATTTGCCAATTAATAAACTACATTATACACAATATGTAAGAGATTAAATAGACAGGAAGTAAAAGACATGGTAGTAACCTCCATATACAATCGATGTAGAATGATGATTACATCAGCCGGTCCAGCAATTGTTATCTAATTTAATGGACACATGTGGCTTCAATTTTCTGATGCAACTTACGCGAAGAATTATCGAACTCCGTTTAAATTGACAATCATCGTACCCTATATCCAACCAGATTTGACATCAATTAATGACACAGTGTCTTTTACGGGAGAGGTTAATATCGATATTTTTAGCCACATTCTTTTAATCAGTCTTTTAGATTACGCACGTTTGCTTTTAAGATGAAGTTGACAGAACAAGTTGATTAATTAAGAAATGTTTGCCGATATTTTGTTAAACCATTTATGAATGGTTGGAGATGGGCGAACGGAAAGTAATTTGcagcaatattaaaaaatttaaatttcAATAAGTCGTGGCAAGTACGAATATAAACATTTACCGTTAAAGGATACTTGGTGGTGTTGCAAGCACGGTTTTCTCTACGAAATAGTAGGATTATACATAGCGCCGATAATGAAAGGCGCAAATAGAAATACTAAAGCAGCAGATCAGTAAATTAAATTGAGGATTGAAACGTATTGAGAATGAAACAAAAGATACGATTTAAAAGAAGAGTGGTGGTAATTCATGCTGCAGAGTAGGGAAATGAAAAGAAGAGGGGATATCATAGATAAAAAGTAGTGTTGCTTGTAGCACGCGGTAGTTCTTTGTGTTCCTTTGGACACTGATGTGATTTTGTTTCAATTCAAGTGAAGCTGTCGTTAAATTTTTGTTTCTTGGATACTTTTCTTGAggcttcttcccctctctttctctttcccccTCTCTTGTTCTAGATTAAGGTAAATTACACTTTTATTACCATTTTAAATTGATTCATCACATTTTTCATTTAATGCTGTTATATCATTACTTACTAATATTCATTAAAATAGTATATTCATTGTTTTAAaagaataaattaattttttttaaattaaaagtaCTTTGTCAGAAAGGATAACGTTTTGGCCTTAATTCTTCTTGTCTGATAACTAACGTTCGAAACTTGTATTACAAATCTTTTATTCCAGCGTCTtatgtatacatacatacatatatataaaactAAATCATCTAGATTACTTTCGTGAAATGTACATCATTTATTTCAGAAGTAAAATCTAAGTACACAGATTTCAGTCGaaaaaaaatttcaaaattCATTTAATAAACACGTAGATAATGTTTGTACAATATTCTTCCAGTAACaaagaaaattaataaaaatatttgaagAGTCTTGAAAATTATTCAAGACAATAAGTGGTAATATATTTTCAATTGCATGTTATGCAGTGTATTGGAGTGATTaaattaggtagacatttcttgTTCAAGTGCATTGAAGTTATTGAATGGTATTTTAAGTATCTTGAAAGATTGATCAGTAACGTTTGAACTACtgttttatatatttaattctGAAGTACCAAAACAAttagtaaatataaaaatacttGTACTTCTGCATTGTTCATAAACAAAAAATGTTTATAAAAATTTAAACGAATATTCAGCTGTAAAAAAGGTGtcattaataaaaaaataagatATTAAAAACCATTAAAACAGAAACGATCACGGTGATGAAGCTATACGGTTTGCCCTGTATATTCCATTGTGCTTCTTTTGTACATGCAACAGACCTGTTCCTTCAGCACAACGAGTTTCGTAAAAGGTACAAGAATATAAGGTCAATAAATGATGTCAagataattttttaaattaaatagtAAATAAATCCTTAGCGAAGGTCAATACTAAAATGTTTGTTTAAATTGTTTTACTATTAAAATTGTAACTGTAAAAATGCTTCTACTATATCAAATTCATTAATCTGTTATTGAAAAAAATTAAGGAATAGAAAATTGTTACTTTGTCTCTAGATCTACAACaatacgattgtttaacaaaatatTGGGTAATAAAAACAACTATTATTACGCCATTTTTAGTCATTTTCCACGTGACTGTTATTTAACAGGTTTCATGTTTCTTTATCAGATCAGATGAAAGCAATATCTCCACGACACGTGGATCGTATGATTGTTACCCGTACCTTGTGCATTCCTTTAATAAACTGTTTTATTTAGTTTCATCTAGAATATCAATAAATCATTCATCTGTAACTCTATCAAGTGTTTTGTTTCTTTCCATGCGCTCATCTGTAATACGACACGTGTTAATAACAATAGTCGAACAAGATGCCCGGACAATTGGAAGAAATCCAAGCGAAACGCGCAACATTCGGCATGGGATGTTTTTGGGCTGGGGATTGCCTCTTTGGTGTATTACCTGGTGTAATTAGGACTTACGTTGGATATGCCGGTGGACAAAAGGAATCGCCAACTTATAGAAACATGTGCGTATTTCTATTTTTACTtcgttatttatatatttttttttaggtCAGCTATTTccaattttatttataatttactCATTGTTGTTTATTATACACATTATAGAGGCGATCATACGGAAGTTGTTGATATTGAGTATAATCCAAATATAATATCGTATTCGCAACTGCTTGATTTATTTTGGCAGAATCACGAGTACGGTCTCACTACGAAAATCAAGAGACAAGTAATTATAATTGGTTTTTATTACACTAATTTATTGGGTCCTTTCGTTCATTATTTGAAACTGATCGTGTTTGTTGTTGATTTCAGTACATGTCGTTGATTTTATATCATGATGAAGAACAGAAATCGCTAGCTGAAAAATCCCGCGAGCAACAACAACGCAAACGTACAGATTTAGTTCTCACTGAGATTAGAAAATTTGAAAAGTTTTACGCGGCAGAAGAGTAAGTATAATGTATCATAAAAAAGAATTTACAGAAAAAGTTAATCTAGATTGACGCGTGTATTTCTTCTTATAAATCACTGTTACATAAATACTAACAATTGCTGATACTGCACCACTTATCGTAAATTGGATGTTATTAGACTAACTATGCAATTGGTGCCTTTACTTCGATCTGTTTTTAAAAGATCAATGTATTTGTACAAGTGGCTTTTAGTACTCTAAAATGTTTAATTTTCTTTTGATTTTTTTAGTTATCATCAGAAATATCGACTTCGAAATCATCCATGGTTAATCGAAACTACCGGCCTTAACAGCGATGAAGTTCTTCGAAATTCACCTTTAGCCGCTAAATTAAATGGTTATATAGCTGGCGCTGGAACGATCGAACAATTTCAGAAAGACTTACTTAATCTTG includes the following:
- the Msra gene encoding methionine sulfoxide reductase A isoform X2 — protein: MVIPNLTLLLRRSVIIINCHYLSNKMPGQLEEIQAKRATFGMGCFWAGDCLFGVLPGVIRTYVGYAGGQKESPTYRNIGDHTEVVDIEYNPNIISYSQLLDLFWQNHEYGLTTKIKRQYMSLILYHDEEQKSLAEKSREQQQRKRTDLVLTEIRKFEKFYAAEDYHQKYRLRNHPWLIETTGLNSDEVLRNSPLAAKLNGYIAGAGTIEQFQKDLLNLGLSEKAVQYLEKYVIENQGNGLYC
- the Msra gene encoding methionine sulfoxide reductase A isoform X1 is translated as MWLQFSDATYAKNYRTPFKLTIIVPYIQPDLTSINDTVSFTGESNKMPGQLEEIQAKRATFGMGCFWAGDCLFGVLPGVIRTYVGYAGGQKESPTYRNIGDHTEVVDIEYNPNIISYSQLLDLFWQNHEYGLTTKIKRQYMSLILYHDEEQKSLAEKSREQQQRKRTDLVLTEIRKFEKFYAAEDYHQKYRLRNHPWLIETTGLNSDEVLRNSPLAAKLNGYIAGAGTIEQFQKDLLNLGLSEKAVQYLEKYVIENQGNGLYC